Below is a genomic region from Leptospira bourretii.
GAAGTGCAAAGGATTGTCATTGAAGAAAAAAAATACCAAACCTCCCAATTAGGGGGATTCAATTTAGAGACACTCCAAAACCAACTCCTCCATTTGATGGAAGAAGAAAAAATCTATCGTGATGAAAGCATCAATTTAGAAAAGTTAGCCAACCAAATGGATCTATCCGAACACCAACTATCGGAGTATTTGAACCTCCACCAAAAAAAGAGTTTTTTTCATCTAGTCAACCACTACCGAATCCGCGAAGCAAAGGCACTTTTTGCTTCTCACCCAGAACGAAATATCCTAACCATCGCTTATGACGTTGGGTTCCCTTCCAAATCCACTTTCTATGACGCCTTCAAAAGAGAAGTAGGTACAAGTCCTAGCGAATTTAGAAAGTCGCTTGGGAAATGATCCGGATGGACCCGCTCGGAATCTTTTTTTATTCCGACTTTACCGATCCGGTCGATTTGAATTTTATTTTTTGTTAGAATGGTTTCATTCTCAAGGCAAAGGGTTAGGAGAGTTCTATGTTTGGTGGACCAGTTCAGTGTGATTTAGTTTTAGATTGTGTTACCAAAATTGGTTTTACACAAGGTGTATTAAATTTCTTACGTTATTACCCAATTGCAGGGTTAGCATTTCTATTATTCTATGTTTGGCGAAAGGATTTTTTTGAAACTTATCGTATCCAAAAAGTTTATCCCAAAGCGGAAAAAGTTTGGAAAGAGTTTCGCCAATCGGCAGTGACACTACTTGTTTTCACATTAGTGGCGGTCACGAATATCACTTTGATGAAAGCAAAAATTGTCCCAAGTGCTGTGTATTTTGGGCCAGTTTCTAGTTGGTCAGGGATCGGATATATTTTCCTTAGTTTCGCACTTTTTACAATTTGGCATGAAACTTGGTTCTATTGGATGCATAGATTTGCTCATATCAAAAAAGTTTACCCACATGTCCATTCGGAACACCACCAATCAGTCAATCCTTCTCCTCTTGCTGCTTACCGGTTCCAAGCCACAGAAGCATTTTTAGAAGCTATCTACATTGTTCCTTTTGTTATGTTTGTTCCTGTCCATTTTTATGTAGTTTTATTCCATACTTTTTATGCGATGATTCTGAACATTTGGTGGCACCTAGGATATGAGTTTTTCCCAAAAGGTTGGGCCTCTCACCCCATAACAAAATGGATCAATACATCCACTCACCATAACCTCCACCACCAAAAATTCCAAGGCAACTATTCCCTTTATTTCAATGTATGGGATCGTCTCATGGGAACCAACTTTCCTTACTATGAAACTTACTATGAACAAGTCACAGAAGAAAGAGATAGAAAACGAAAAGAACAAAAACCAAAGAAGGAAGCAGCAGTCGAAGTTTTAGTTTCTTAAAACAATCCTGGGGTTGTCTGCTTGTCTAAGAGATGACCCAGACCCACCTATTTTGAACTTTTTTTTACAATTACCTCAATGGAAACTGGTATGGATGAGATTTTTTTCAAATCCATGTCCCCGTTTCCAAAATGGAAACGTTATTCATTTGAGGTAAAAAATGAAAGAGTTCACATTAATTTTTCGAAATAGCAACCAAGAGGGAGAAAGACCATCCCCTGACCAAATGCAAAAAGTCTTACAAGAATGGATGGCTTGGATGACCAATTTGTCGGCGAAGGAACAATTGGCTGACAAAGGAAACCGTTTGGCGATTTCAGATGCAAAAACAGTTCGTCCGGGCAATTTGGTGACAGATGGACCTTACACAGAGATCAAAGAATTTATCAATGGTTATATCGTTGTTAGATCAGAATCACTCACTGGTGCTGTTGAAATTGCGAAAGGTTGTCCTATTCTAAAAATCGGAGGAAATGTCGAAGTTAGAAAAGTCGTAACTCCTGATGACCATAGTTAATCAAGAAACCAAAATCCTTTCGGATTTGTTTCGTAGAGAACAAGTAAAAATGACGGCCGTTTTGTGCCGTCATTTTAGTTTGAAAGACCTAGATTTAGTTGAGGACATTGTTGCCGAAACATTTTTACGAGCCACCGAAGTTTGGCCACAAAATGGAATCCCAGAAAATCCTTCTGCTTGGCTTTACACTGTTGCCAAAAATATCGCAAAAGATGGATTTAGAAAAAAAATATCTGAAACAAAAAAAATAAATAATGTTCTAAACTCAAATATTGAAGAACCACAAGACATTAGTTTTGAGGAAAGTTTAATTTCCGACAGTCACCTCGCAATGATCTTTGCTGTTTGCGAAAATACAATTTCTCCAAAAAGCAGAGTTTGTTTAAGTTTACAAATTTTATGTGGCTTTAGTGTTGAAGAAATAGGATTTGCTCTTCATTCAAACAAAGAAGCGGTAAAAAAAATTTTATTCCGCACACGCGAACAATTACGCCAATCAAAGTTTGAAATTAAAAATCTTCCAATTGATGAAATTAAATTGAGGATGGACTCAGTCCTTTTAACAATTTACCTTCTTTTTAACGAAGGTTATTCGTCAAAAACAAAAGATTCCGTGATTCGTATTGATTTAATCAAACAAGCAATGAATCTGGGACTCTCCCTGACTCTTACAAAATCAACAAAAACTCCTGAATTGTTAGCACTCATGTCTCTTTTTTGTTTTCAGGCATCTCGACTCGACTCTCGCACAAATACGCAAGGGTCAGTTGTTATTTTTACTGACCAAGATAAATCCAAATGGGACCAAAACTTGATTCAGAAGGGAAACGAATATTTTTTAGAGGCATTTAGCACAACCTCACGATCAAGATACCATTATGAAGCTGCCATTGCCTATTGGCATACGCAAGAAGAGTCCTTAGAAAAATGGAAATACATCTTAAACATATATGATAACTTTTTGGAAATTTACAAGTCTCCATCGGTTTTTTTAAATCGAGTTTTTGCTTATTCAAAGGTTTTTGGAAAACAAAAAGCGTTAGATGAGATGGAAAATTATAAAGATTATAAAAATCGTGATTATCATTCGTTAATTGGATATTTATATTCTAATTCTAATAATGACTTGGCATCAATTCATTTCCAAAAAGCGATTCAACTAACTAGATCTAAAAAAGAAATCGCACTCTTAGAACAAAAAATCAAAGAATTAAACTAAAAAGTTTTTCCAGAGGAGAACCCTACTTACTTAACTTGAGTTCTTCTTGTATCCATTGTAATTATATATCCTTTTCTTTTTGAGACTGATAAAGAAACAAACTCTCCTTTTGGTTCTTTTTGAATAAGCAGTTGACTATTGTTCTAAACCATTACCCTAACAGGACAGAAGGTGTCATATGGCTTATCATCTACAAGATAAAGTAGTTCTCATCACAGGTGCAGCCGGTGGAATCGGAACCGCTTGCGCAAAAGAACTGTATGCAGAAGGTGCCAAACTTGTATTAACAGACGTATCTCAAAAATCAGTGGATACATTGGCTGCTGAGTTTGCAAAAGAACGAGTATTAGCAAAAGCAATGGACGTAACTGATTGGGAATCCATAAAAAAAGTAACCAGTTTATCCGTTTCCACTTTTGGAAAACTTGATATTGTTTTTGCCAATGCAGGCATCTCATGGAAAGAATCTGCTTATACTGTATTTAATTGTGAAGAATCGGAATTTGAAAAAATTATAGATGTGGACTTACTTGGTGTTTGGCGCACAGTCAAATCATCTTTACCTGAAATTGTAAAAAACAAAGGACAAGTGGTTGTTACCTCTTCCATCTACGCATTCACAAATGGAATGTGTAATGCACCGTATGCGACTTCCAAAGCAGGGATTGAAATGTTTGTCCGTTCTCTTCGGGCAGAACTTGCCGGCAAGTCTGCAAGTGCTAGTGTATTGTATCCTGGTTGGATTACGACTCCACTGACAGAGGGTGTTTTCGGAGGAGATCGTCTAACAACAACCATGCGAGAAATCGGATTCCCACATATTTTAAGAAAAGCAATTCCTCCTGAAAAAGTGGCAAAGGCATTGGTCAATGGTTTGAAACAGCGAAAACCAAGAATCATTGTACCGGCTCGTTGGGTTCCCATCCAACTCTTCCGGGGGATTGTTGGAATTTTTTCTGATTGGTATCTTTCAAACCACTCCCGCATCCAGTCCTTACTTTTGGAGTTAGAAAATAGAACTAAGAAATAAAAATAGAGAAATTGATTCAAAAAAGAATTGGGTGCCAGGGCAAACGAGTTTCGATTGGCACTCGGTGACAAAGGTAAGCCACTTACTTTTTGCAGTGGCTTTCAATTGGTTGTTTTGTTCCAAAAGTAAGTGGCTTACCCAATCCCTCCAAGAACTCGGATTTTAGTTCCAATCTCTGCGGCAGGGATCGAGCGGAAATCCCTCCCCGAATTCAACTTATGGTTTTGCTCGTGCAAGGAAAACTTGGGGAGGATTGGAGGGAGAGCCCGACCCTGCATCCTTCTCCGTTTGGTTTTAGAAGCACTCGGGGCCGCCCTAAAAAAATCAATTGAGGCGACATAAATTACTTTAGGAGGAAGAAAAACCGACCGAAAGGGGAATGTAGAGAGGAAGAGAAATATGTTTGAAGCAACACATTTCATGAAAACTCAAGACCTATTGGAACGTGGCCTCGGTGCTGCGACTCAAAGGCGTAAAGTGATTACTGATAATATCGCCAATGCGGATGTTCCTAATTTTAAACGTTCGGAAGTGGTGTTTGAGTCTATGCTCAAACGCGCCATCGAATCAGAAAAAATTGAAAAGGACAAAGCAGTTCCGACTAAAATCACAAACGACCGTCATATTGAATTTTTTAAACCGCTAGATTACCGGGATGCAAAACCCAAAACCAATTTGGACTATCTGACTACAATGAGACCCGACGGGAACAACGTAGACATTGAAAAAGAAGTGGTAGAGGCAAACCAGAACCAAATGAGTTATAGCCTTATGATTGATCGCCTCAACCAAAACAACCGCCTTCTCAACATTGTGATGAGAACCAACTAAGGAGTAAGTTATGGGAATGTTTGATTCGATTAATATATCTGCCACTGGCCTTTCTGCCCAAAGACTCCGTATGGATGTTATTTCCAATAACATTGCCAACTCGACAACCACGAGAAATACCAATGGAGATGGCCCTTTTCGCAGAGACCGTGTCATCCTAACACCGATTAACCTAAGAACCAATTGGAAAAGCCCTGTGTATCCTTTTGGTGTTGCTCCCGGTGAAGGCAAAGGGGTCAAGGTGATGAAAATCGAAAAGGATATGAGTCCTTTACGACTCACTTATGATCCAACACACCCAGATGCCATCCAAACTGGGCCTAAAAAAGGATACGTGGAACTTCCGAACATCAATATCGTCACTGAGATGACAGATATGATCTCCGCCTCTCGGTCGTATGAGGCCAATGTCCAACTCATCAATGGATCCAAGGCCATGATGAATAAGGCTATGGAGATCGGTCGGGCGTAAACCCCCGGCCAAATCCGTCGGATTTTCCCTTTTTTTAATGTGACATAATTTTTTTCTTTAGGTTTTCTGAATTTCGCCGAAAATGAGAAGGAGGAAAGACCATGTCCATTGATCGCATTTCCAATAGTAGCTCCCAAACTTACAAACCACATTCCCTTCTCCCCCAAGGTGACAAGGTAGGAATCTTTCGCTCTAACGAACGTCACTATGGCAAAACCAATGAAGCCAAATCTCCTGATGAAGTTGCCGGAACTTTTGGAGATGCTTTAAAGAAAGCCTTCGAACAAGTGAATGACCAACAAGTAGAAGCAGATGAACTCACACAAAAAATTGTTTTTGATCCAAACTCAGTGGAACTTCATGATGTGATGATTGCGGCAGAGAAGGCTCGGATCTCATTGACATTTGCAAAAACAATGTCTGATGGATTTGTCAGAGCTTACAGAGAACTCACTACTCTTAGATAAAATTTAAATCACTGAGGCAATCGAAATGTCTCGATGATTTTTTTGTTAAAATTGTTTCGATCGAAACATTGGACTATGAGGTAGGACGACCAAACACACGTTCGACTGCCTCATACCGAATTTCAATTTTATCACTGGGGCTGACACGCACTCCCCGTTTCATTTGGACCCCATCAATTTTTTCTTCATTTACATAAATCACCCAACCTTCTGACCAAGAATTGGATTTTCCATTCACTTCCATAATTTCTTCGGTTCTGTTGGTAGAAATAAAACGCATTGCAGGATCTTCTTTTTTGGACAACTCAGCAAGAATCAAAAGTAAATCTTTTGATTCAAACAAAGAAGAAGGAATCGATTTTGTTTCTTCGTACTCATCTGATATAAATTGGATTTGGATTTGAGGGTCCTTGGATTTTTTCGATTTGGATGCCAAAGAACATTGAACACCAAAAAAAATCAAAAAGGGAACTGTGGTGAAAAAAACGAAAGGCGATAAAAATAAATGGATCCAACGATTCCTGGTTTTATATAGATTCTGGTTCATTTGATTCAGTATATATTTATATTGGTATTTATACTTTGGGTTGTTTCTTTTCAAAGGCATACACTAACCCTTGTGCATTCAAATTTACATCTAGATGTAGTAACTTCCAATCAGACTCAGTCAGTGTGATTGAATTATTGTTTGCTAAGGTTTGGATCATGGCTTTCACTTTTGATTCCATAAAAAAGAGACGTTCTTCCTTGGGAATTGTCTCTATGACCTGAATGGCTTCATTGCATAAAGTCAGTCCTATTTTCAGGTCCTCTGCATTCTTTTTCAAATCACCGATCGGGCCAAAGTGAGTGAGATAGGCAACTTCTGCTCCTGTATCCAAAATTAGATTTAACGAGTGAATCGCTTCCGCATAATCAAAGTCAGTGGGTGTTGTGGTAGGAAAAATAAATCGTTTTCCATTTTCTAATTGAGGATACGAAATTCCAAAAGAATCCCCCGTATAAATTCCATTTGTTTTTTTATCATATATACAAAAGTGATGATTGGCATGTCCCTTGGTGTAGATAAACTGAAAGGAATGGTCTTTCCAAGTGAGCCATTCTCCATCTTCCATCACTCGCACCCTATCTTTAGGGATAGGTTTGATTTCGCCGTATAAAGAATCAAAGTTTTCTTTTCCATACACTGACGTGGCACTTTTAATGAGTAAACTTGGATCGATCAAGTGTTTGGCGGTTTTGGGATGTGCGAGAAGAATCGCATTCGGACAAGCTTCGAGGAGTGCCCAAGCGCCACCCGCGTGGTCTAGGTGGACATGGGTGACAATGACATAGTCCAGGTTCCCTGGTTTGATTCCTTCGGACTCCATGACCTTAAGAATTTTTGGGATGGCATGGGTGGTATTGGTTTCCACAACCACTCCATGACCTTCCTCCTCTAAAAGATAAGCCGAAGCCACCTCCGGGAAGTTTGCATACTCAGTATCAATCGTGATCACTTTGCCCATACCAAAATAGTAAATGGGTAAAGTGATCTTTGTCAGCCGAAAATTATAAAACGGGAAAAATCACACTGGTAATTTTAAAGTTTTGTAAATTGATTCTGTTTCTTTCTTTTTTGTTTCCTCTGACCAGTTCCATTCTGCAGCAGCTGTGTCAATGATCGCTTTCATAATTTCATCAGAGAGAATCCCGAGTGTTCCAAGACCTGTTCTTCTTAAGAAAATATCCGAAAGTGATTTTGCCATTTCGTAACGAATCACATAAACAACTTCTGCCAATATTTCTCCATCCGCATTCAAAACAGCTGCTAAGTTTTTAGTTTTTCTTGCGAACTCCAAAATGATCTCATATTGTAACCCATAATGACGGACCAAATAATCGATTGTTTTTTCAGAGAATTCTGTATTTTGTTTCTGCGCCCCTTGGATGAAAATTTCAATACTGGGGATTTGTGATGCGTATAAGTATTGTTTTGCGGAAATATTTTCTGTTGATTTTTTCTCAAGTTTCTTTTTGATTCTTTTAAAAATCAATTCAGCAAAATTTCGGCTTGTGGTGTATTTACCACCTGCTGCGGTGATCAGACCTTGGATTCCATCCCTGGCATGATCATAAAGTTCTGACCTTCTAGATGCAGAATAAGTATCATCCGAACTTTCAATGAGTGGACGAAGACCACCGTAAGCAAAAATCACATCATCCATCGACAACTTCTCTTTAATATGAGATGTTTCGTTGATATAGTCGATAAACTCAACAATACTTTCCTTGGTGAGTTTCCAATCTTCTACATTTCCAAAATAAGATTTTTCTGTTGGCCCAATCATGGAATGTCCACGCCATGGAGCAAAACTGAAATGGCCTTTGTCTCCCACGTAAAGTGTCATTAGGTTCGTTAATTTTTTGGTTATGATATAAATACCTTCCGAACGTTTTTTTGGCATAGGTTGTTCTGTTTTAGGAGATTTGGAAAGTATGTTATGAGTCCAAGGTCCAGAAGCATTGATCGTTATCTTGGAACGAATTTCGTATTTTTTATCAGTAAGTGCATCGTGCACTTGGATTCCGACAACCGCATTGTCTTTCCAAATCAAATCATCAACCACCGTATAGTTTGCAATTTTGGCACCATAGGAAGCAGCAGATTTCAAAAAACTAAGGGTTAACCTTTCTGGACTCAAACAAATGGCATCATAAAAATATGCTGCATCTTCAAAATCACCCAAGTTCTTTTGGAGCAGTTCCTTTCGTTTGAGGTATTTATGGTTGGGAATTTGTTTGGATTCATCCCAAGTCCACTTACTATCAAAAGAAAGAAGATCATAGACAAAAAGTCCAATCCTTGCTATGAGTCCCGGTTTTGGAAGTACCATTGGATAGGGATATACTAAATTGGGGGCGATGTTAGAAAGAATCCTTCTTTCTTTTAAGGCCTCTCTCACAAGTCCGATTTCAAACTGTTTTAAA
It encodes:
- a CDS encoding YciI family protein → MKEFTLIFRNSNQEGERPSPDQMQKVLQEWMAWMTNLSAKEQLADKGNRLAISDAKTVRPGNLVTDGPYTEIKEFINGYIVVRSESLTGAVEIAKGCPILKIGGNVEVRKVVTPDDHS
- a CDS encoding glycerol-3-phosphate dehydrogenase/oxidase, encoding MNLKLDRFIDSYNGEEFDVTIIGGGITGATLAYEVASRGYTVALVEKKDFGGATSAATGKLIHGGLRYLKQFEIGLVREALKERRILSNIAPNLVYPYPMVLPKPGLIARIGLFVYDLLSFDSKWTWDESKQIPNHKYLKRKELLQKNLGDFEDAAYFYDAICLSPERLTLSFLKSAASYGAKIANYTVVDDLIWKDNAVVGIQVHDALTDKKYEIRSKITINASGPWTHNILSKSPKTEQPMPKKRSEGIYIITKKLTNLMTLYVGDKGHFSFAPWRGHSMIGPTEKSYFGNVEDWKLTKESIVEFIDYINETSHIKEKLSMDDVIFAYGGLRPLIESSDDTYSASRRSELYDHARDGIQGLITAAGGKYTTSRNFAELIFKRIKKKLEKKSTENISAKQYLYASQIPSIEIFIQGAQKQNTEFSEKTIDYLVRHYGLQYEIILEFARKTKNLAAVLNADGEILAEVVYVIRYEMAKSLSDIFLRRTGLGTLGILSDEIMKAIIDTAAAEWNWSEETKKKETESIYKTLKLPV
- a CDS encoding MBL fold metallo-hydrolase produces the protein MGKVITIDTEYANFPEVASAYLLEEEGHGVVVETNTTHAIPKILKVMESEGIKPGNLDYVIVTHVHLDHAGGAWALLEACPNAILLAHPKTAKHLIDPSLLIKSATSVYGKENFDSLYGEIKPIPKDRVRVMEDGEWLTWKDHSFQFIYTKGHANHHFCIYDKKTNGIYTGDSFGISYPQLENGKRFIFPTTTPTDFDYAEAIHSLNLILDTGAEVAYLTHFGPIGDLKKNAEDLKIGLTLCNEAIQVIETIPKEERLFFMESKVKAMIQTLANNNSITLTESDWKLLHLDVNLNAQGLVYAFEKKQPKV
- a CDS encoding sterol desaturase family protein; protein product: MFGGPVQCDLVLDCVTKIGFTQGVLNFLRYYPIAGLAFLLFYVWRKDFFETYRIQKVYPKAEKVWKEFRQSAVTLLVFTLVAVTNITLMKAKIVPSAVYFGPVSSWSGIGYIFLSFALFTIWHETWFYWMHRFAHIKKVYPHVHSEHHQSVNPSPLAAYRFQATEAFLEAIYIVPFVMFVPVHFYVVLFHTFYAMILNIWWHLGYEFFPKGWASHPITKWINTSTHHNLHHQKFQGNYSLYFNVWDRLMGTNFPYYETYYEQVTEERDRKRKEQKPKKEAAVEVLVS
- a CDS encoding SDR family NAD(P)-dependent oxidoreductase, which codes for MAYHLQDKVVLITGAAGGIGTACAKELYAEGAKLVLTDVSQKSVDTLAAEFAKERVLAKAMDVTDWESIKKVTSLSVSTFGKLDIVFANAGISWKESAYTVFNCEESEFEKIIDVDLLGVWRTVKSSLPEIVKNKGQVVVTSSIYAFTNGMCNAPYATSKAGIEMFVRSLRAELAGKSASASVLYPGWITTPLTEGVFGGDRLTTTMREIGFPHILRKAIPPEKVAKALVNGLKQRKPRIIVPARWVPIQLFRGIVGIFSDWYLSNHSRIQSLLLELENRTKK
- the flgB gene encoding flagellar basal body rod protein FlgB, whose amino-acid sequence is MFEATHFMKTQDLLERGLGAATQRRKVITDNIANADVPNFKRSEVVFESMLKRAIESEKIEKDKAVPTKITNDRHIEFFKPLDYRDAKPKTNLDYLTTMRPDGNNVDIEKEVVEANQNQMSYSLMIDRLNQNNRLLNIVMRTN
- the fliE gene encoding flagellar hook-basal body complex protein FliE; translation: MSIDRISNSSSQTYKPHSLLPQGDKVGIFRSNERHYGKTNEAKSPDEVAGTFGDALKKAFEQVNDQQVEADELTQKIVFDPNSVELHDVMIAAEKARISLTFAKTMSDGFVRAYRELTTLR
- the flgC gene encoding flagellar basal body rod protein FlgC translates to MGMFDSINISATGLSAQRLRMDVISNNIANSTTTRNTNGDGPFRRDRVILTPINLRTNWKSPVYPFGVAPGEGKGVKVMKIEKDMSPLRLTYDPTHPDAIQTGPKKGYVELPNINIVTEMTDMISASRSYEANVQLINGSKAMMNKAMEIGRA
- a CDS encoding RNA polymerase sigma factor, whose amino-acid sequence is MTIVNQETKILSDLFRREQVKMTAVLCRHFSLKDLDLVEDIVAETFLRATEVWPQNGIPENPSAWLYTVAKNIAKDGFRKKISETKKINNVLNSNIEEPQDISFEESLISDSHLAMIFAVCENTISPKSRVCLSLQILCGFSVEEIGFALHSNKEAVKKILFRTREQLRQSKFEIKNLPIDEIKLRMDSVLLTIYLLFNEGYSSKTKDSVIRIDLIKQAMNLGLSLTLTKSTKTPELLALMSLFCFQASRLDSRTNTQGSVVIFTDQDKSKWDQNLIQKGNEYFLEAFSTTSRSRYHYEAAIAYWHTQEESLEKWKYILNIYDNFLEIYKSPSVFLNRVFAYSKVFGKQKALDEMENYKDYKNRDYHSLIGYLYSNSNNDLASIHFQKAIQLTRSKKEIALLEQKIKELN